In the Chroococcidiopsis sp. SAG 2025 genome, one interval contains:
- a CDS encoding ParA family protein: MTYTIATANMKGGVGKTTLSVNLATALAKEHGKRVLIFDLDTQISATLSLMAPTEFANYRKRKRTLKNFINQIIQPNPPAKIPIQDAIHRSVCNINNLDLLPGDIELYDEYMVAEMLHEKAFEVDRLDFEVVWNRFERTLLRQILQPIMSDYDCIIFDCAPGYNLMTRSALAASDFYILPAKPEPLSIVGIQLLERRIAELKKSHEAEAVMGIQLIGIVFTMAGNLFTGRYQRQVVQRINQDFTPDKIFNTQIPMDVNVAKAVDSFMPVVLSNPHSAGAKAFSQLTQEFVQKLNVAQERKTQPMNPSFATV; the protein is encoded by the coding sequence ATGACCTATACGATCGCCACTGCTAACATGAAAGGGGGTGTCGGCAAAACAACTCTCAGCGTCAATCTAGCCACGGCGCTAGCAAAAGAGCATGGTAAGCGAGTATTGATTTTTGACTTAGATACCCAAATTAGCGCCACTCTCAGCTTGATGGCTCCCACAGAGTTTGCTAACTATAGAAAAAGAAAACGCACCCTCAAGAATTTTATCAACCAAATTATTCAGCCAAACCCACCAGCCAAAATTCCGATCCAAGACGCAATTCATCGTTCGGTCTGTAATATTAATAACCTCGATTTGTTACCAGGAGATATTGAGTTATATGACGAATATATGGTAGCAGAAATGCTACATGAAAAAGCTTTTGAAGTCGATCGCTTGGACTTTGAAGTTGTCTGGAATCGGTTTGAGAGAACTTTGCTCAGACAGATTTTGCAGCCAATTATGTCTGACTACGATTGCATTATTTTCGATTGCGCTCCTGGCTACAATTTGATGACTCGTAGCGCGCTTGCTGCCAGCGATTTCTATATTTTACCAGCCAAGCCAGAACCGCTATCAATTGTAGGAATTCAGTTATTAGAAAGACGCATTGCCGAATTAAAAAAAAGCCATGAAGCCGAGGCTGTCATGGGAATTCAACTGATCGGTATTGTGTTTACAATGGCTGGTAATCTATTTACAGGTAGATACCAAAGGCAAGTCGTACAGCGAATCAATCAGGATTTTACCCCTGATAAAATATTTAATACTCAAATTCCAATGGATGTCAACGTTGCTAAAGCAGTTGATAGTTTTATGCCCGTAGTTTTGAGCAATCCTCACTCTGCCGGAGCCAAAGCTTTTAGTCAGCTAACTCAGGAGTTCGTTCAGAAGTTAAACGTAGCTCAAGAGCGAAAAACTCAGCCGATGAATCCTAGTTTTGCTACTGTTTAA
- a CDS encoding exopolyphosphatase: MLLKAQQYRLVTRSDFDGLVCAVLLKSLNLIDEIKFVHPKDMQDGKIEITNHDITTNLPYVEGAYLAFDHHFSETLRNRDRSSTHIIDPNAPSAARVVYDYFGGAEKFPQISQEMMIAVDRADSAQFTLEEVLRPQGWVLLNFLMDARTGLGRFRDFRISNYDLMMNSIDACKDSTIDEILNLPDVKERVDIYREHEAKFQAQIKKCATVRDKTVVLDLRQEETIYAGNRFMVYALYPECTVSIHVMWGLKQQNTVFAVGKSIFDRSSQVNIGELMLKYGGGGHANAGTCQVAHEAVDETLREIVSQIKPNE, translated from the coding sequence ATGTTACTAAAAGCCCAACAGTATCGGTTAGTTACGAGAAGCGATTTTGACGGTCTCGTATGTGCTGTTTTACTAAAAAGTTTGAATTTAATCGATGAGATTAAGTTCGTCCATCCGAAAGATATGCAAGATGGCAAAATTGAAATTACTAATCATGATATTACTACAAATTTACCTTATGTTGAAGGTGCGTATTTAGCCTTCGACCATCATTTTAGCGAAACGCTGAGAAATCGCGATCGCTCCTCCACTCATATCATCGATCCTAACGCTCCATCTGCTGCCAGAGTTGTTTACGATTATTTTGGTGGAGCGGAAAAATTCCCTCAGATTTCCCAAGAGATGATGATAGCAGTTGACCGGGCGGACTCGGCTCAATTTACTTTAGAGGAAGTTTTACGACCTCAAGGCTGGGTACTGCTGAATTTTTTGATGGATGCGAGAACGGGGTTAGGTAGATTTAGAGATTTTAGAATTTCTAATTACGATTTGATGATGAATTCGATCGATGCTTGTAAAGACAGTACGATCGACGAGATTTTAAATCTTCCTGACGTGAAAGAAAGGGTCGATATTTATCGCGAACACGAGGCTAAATTTCAAGCACAAATTAAAAAGTGTGCGACTGTTCGTGACAAAACAGTTGTATTAGATCTGAGGCAAGAAGAGACAATTTACGCGGGGAATCGGTTTATGGTTTACGCTTTATATCCTGAATGTACTGTCTCAATTCATGTCATGTGGGGTTTAAAGCAACAAAATACAGTGTTTGCAGTTGGCAAATCGATTTTCGATCGCAGTTCTCAAGTTAATATTGGCGAGTTGATGTTAAAGTATGGTGGTGGCGGTCATGCCAACGCTGGAACTTGTCAAGTCGCGCATGAAGCAGTGGATGAAACATTAAGGGAAATCGTTAGTCAAATTAAGCCGAACGAGTAA
- a CDS encoding GNAT family N-acetyltransferase, translating into MEIKIDDLSSSEIAEFLEEHIREMKSVSPPESKHALDLAGLRKPEITFWTVWDDGRLTGCGAMKELDTSHAEIKSMRTTALSRGKGIASMLLQHILNEAKLRGYRRISLEIGSMPFFEPARNLYAKYGFKNCAPFSTYKEDPNSVFMAKDL; encoded by the coding sequence ATGGAAATAAAGATTGACGATCTTTCTAGCTCTGAAATTGCTGAGTTTTTGGAAGAACATATCAGAGAAATGAAGTCCGTCTCGCCTCCTGAAAGTAAACATGCTTTAGATTTAGCAGGGTTAAGAAAACCAGAAATTACATTTTGGACGGTGTGGGATGATGGTAGGTTAACAGGTTGTGGTGCAATGAAAGAATTAGACACAAGCCATGCTGAAATTAAGTCGATGCGTACGACTGCTTTATCTAGAGGGAAAGGTATTGCGTCAATGCTACTTCAGCATATCTTGAACGAAGCGAAGCTACGCGGTTATCGGCGTATAAGTTTAGAAATTGGTTCAATGCCTTTTTTTGAGCCAGCACGCAATTTATATGCGAAATACGGCTTTAAGAACTGTGCGCCTTTTTCTACATATAAAGAAGATCCAAACAGTGTTTTTATGGCGAAGGATCTATAA
- a CDS encoding TrkA C-terminal domain-containing protein yields the protein MSFGEPNLVGVTIQENSSYCGVILSRVQLPENCVTVGLVRKKQLVLAGNEPTIQYGDYILALALNPAIVPTLKMILRKTHPISWYPLRCSLNWERDYLVLTKDLVDIYVQ from the coding sequence ATGAGTTTTGGAGAGCCGAATTTAGTTGGAGTTACCATTCAGGAAAACAGTAGCTATTGCGGTGTAATTTTATCTCGCGTACAACTCCCTGAGAATTGCGTAACTGTAGGTTTAGTGAGAAAAAAGCAGTTGGTATTAGCAGGCAACGAACCTACTATTCAATATGGGGATTATATTCTTGCCTTAGCTCTTAATCCTGCAATAGTTCCTACACTTAAAATGATTTTGAGAAAAACTCATCCTATTTCTTGGTATCCTTTGAGATGCAGTCTTAACTGGGAGCGAGATTACCTAGTGTTGACAAAAGACTTGGTTGATATCTATGTGCAGTAA
- a CDS encoding HAMP domain-containing sensor histidine kinase, whose protein sequence is MLRRFIKGEIFTPNKNSKWSSLWQVICLFTLVLVLEFTTHVDYVFGYLYTGPILISASRLGRKATFYTTLAAVGLTILNLWLPGDEIAEPSTVASRIIASIALIVTGILGDRNHQYEIAIASQQAKLQSQEQLARVREDFASTLTHDLKTPLLGAIETLKAWEQGKFGTVTPTNHKILAKMIRSHQSTLQLVETLLDVYRNDTEGLQLQLAPVDLVTIAQAAIASLTDLAASRQVYISLGYGDSDFRRAMWVQGDTLQLARVFTNLLTNGINHSRRGGKVEVVFESQAEYCLVKVLDNGLGITAEQLPHLFERFYQGHSDRQAKGSGLGLYLTRQIISAHGGTIWAENRLPQGALFCFRLPALSVYT, encoded by the coding sequence ATGTTGCGTCGCTTCATTAAGGGTGAAATCTTTACACCCAATAAAAACTCCAAGTGGAGTTCGCTGTGGCAGGTTATTTGTCTATTTACACTGGTGTTGGTATTGGAGTTTACCACTCATGTAGATTATGTTTTTGGCTACCTTTATACGGGACCAATTTTAATTTCTGCTTCTCGTTTGGGAAGGAAAGCAACATTTTACACTACTCTTGCCGCTGTAGGACTGACAATTTTAAATTTATGGCTTCCTGGGGATGAGATTGCAGAACCTTCAACGGTAGCTAGTCGCATTATTGCCTCAATCGCTCTGATTGTGACAGGAATCTTGGGCGATCGCAACCATCAATACGAAATTGCGATCGCTTCTCAACAAGCTAAATTACAATCTCAGGAACAGTTAGCTAGAGTGAGGGAAGATTTTGCCTCTACGCTTACCCACGACTTGAAAACTCCGCTACTCGGTGCGATTGAAACTCTCAAGGCTTGGGAACAAGGAAAATTTGGTACGGTTACGCCTACCAATCACAAGATTTTAGCAAAGATGATCCGTTCGCATCAGTCTACATTACAACTGGTGGAAACCTTGCTAGACGTTTATCGCAACGATACGGAAGGATTGCAATTACAACTAGCGCCTGTGGATTTAGTCACAATAGCGCAAGCAGCGATCGCCTCCTTGACAGATCTCGCTGCTTCGCGTCAAGTTTATATTAGTTTGGGGTACGGAGACTCGGATTTTCGTCGTGCCATGTGGGTTCAGGGTGACACGCTGCAATTAGCACGGGTGTTTACCAATCTCCTCACCAACGGAATTAACCATTCGCGTCGCGGTGGTAAGGTAGAAGTGGTATTTGAATCTCAAGCGGAATATTGTCTTGTCAAAGTTTTGGATAACGGTTTGGGAATTACTGCCGAACAATTACCACATCTATTTGAACGATTTTATCAAGGACATAGCGATCGCCAAGCGAAAGGTTCTGGTTTGGGACTATACTTAACACGACAAATTATTTCCGCGCATGGCGGTACAATTTGGGCAGAGAATCGTTTGCCTCAAGGTGCGCTTTTCTGTTTTCGTTTACCAGCTTTGTCAGTTTATACATAA
- the kdpA gene encoding potassium-transporting ATPase subunit KdpA yields MWQGFFQIALTLILLVAITPFFGSYIAKVFLHKKTLLDPVINPLERIIYALGGIRTKDDMTGWQYAQAIIFSNLVMGIFVYLIFMFQGILPLNPTNLQAPSWDLALHTTISFVTNTNQQHYSGETTFSYASQMLALGFLMFTSAATGLSVGIAFIRGLTGRPLGNFYVDLVRSITRILLPISIVGAIALLIAGVPETLAAPATVTTLEGATQVIARGPVAHFEFIKELGENGGGFFGINSAHPYENPNGFTNLVEIIAMVCIPAALIITYGIFANNKKQGWLLFWMVFIIFVTLVVVTGVGEYQGNPLVNNLIGDSPNLEGKEVRFGWAETALWAVLTTGTMCGAVNGMHDSLMPNGGFSTLFNMFVQMVWGGQGTGTAYLFVYLILTVFLTGLMVGRTPEFLGRKIEKREIVLASVILLVHPIAILIPSAITLSFANTVAAPDTTTLAGITNPGFHGISQVVYEYTSAAANNGSGFEGLVDGTLWWNLTACFSLLAGRYLPTVALLLLADSMTRKQPVPETAGTLRTDTLLFTGVTAGVILILGVLTFFPVLALGPIAEGFLLASGT; encoded by the coding sequence ATGTGGCAAGGATTTTTTCAAATCGCATTAACGCTCATCTTATTAGTAGCTATTACACCTTTTTTTGGTAGCTATATAGCTAAGGTTTTCTTACATAAGAAAACTCTTCTCGATCCGGTGATTAACCCCTTGGAACGTATTATATATGCTCTAGGTGGTATCCGTACCAAAGATGACATGACCGGATGGCAATACGCCCAGGCAATAATTTTTAGCAATCTTGTCATGGGCATTTTTGTTTATCTCATATTCATGTTTCAGGGAATTTTACCTCTAAATCCAACTAACTTACAAGCACCCAGTTGGGATTTAGCCCTACACACCACTATCTCATTTGTAACAAACACCAATCAACAGCATTATTCTGGCGAAACAACATTTAGTTATGCCAGTCAAATGCTAGCTTTAGGATTTTTGATGTTTACCTCAGCCGCAACTGGATTATCTGTAGGAATTGCCTTTATTCGCGGTTTGACGGGTAGACCTCTAGGTAATTTTTATGTGGATTTAGTGCGATCGATTACCCGAATTTTACTGCCAATTTCCATAGTTGGGGCGATCGCATTACTCATTGCAGGCGTTCCAGAAACTTTAGCAGCACCAGCTACCGTTACTACTTTAGAAGGTGCAACTCAAGTCATTGCCAGAGGACCAGTTGCCCATTTTGAATTTATCAAAGAACTAGGAGAAAATGGCGGCGGCTTTTTTGGCATTAATTCCGCCCACCCGTATGAAAACCCAAATGGATTTACAAACTTGGTAGAAATTATTGCGATGGTTTGTATTCCCGCCGCCTTAATTATTACCTACGGCATCTTTGCAAATAATAAAAAGCAAGGATGGTTGCTGTTTTGGATGGTGTTTATCATTTTTGTCACGCTAGTTGTCGTGACAGGAGTAGGCGAATACCAAGGTAATCCTCTAGTAAATAATTTAATTGGCGATAGTCCCAACTTAGAAGGCAAAGAAGTTAGATTTGGTTGGGCAGAAACAGCATTATGGGCAGTTTTAACTACAGGAACAATGTGCGGTGCAGTCAATGGAATGCACGACTCTCTCATGCCTAACGGGGGCTTTTCCACCTTATTTAATATGTTCGTCCAAATGGTTTGGGGCGGACAGGGAACCGGAACTGCATACCTATTCGTTTACCTAATTTTGACTGTCTTTCTCACCGGATTAATGGTAGGTAGAACACCAGAATTCCTCGGACGCAAAATTGAAAAAAGAGAAATCGTTCTCGCCAGCGTTATTTTACTCGTTCACCCGATCGCGATTTTAATTCCCAGTGCCATTACCCTGTCTTTTGCAAACACTGTAGCAGCTCCAGATACCACAACTCTTGCAGGAATTACTAATCCTGGGTTTCACGGTATTTCTCAAGTTGTCTACGAATACACCTCAGCCGCCGCTAACAACGGTTCTGGCTTTGAAGGATTGGTAGATGGCACATTGTGGTGGAATTTAACCGCTTGTTTCAGCTTGTTGGCAGGGCGTTATTTACCAACTGTTGCCTTGCTGCTACTAGCAGATAGCATGACACGCAAGCAACCAGTACCGGAAACTGCTGGCACTTTGAGAACCGACACGCTGCTATTTACAGGCGTTACGGCTGGCGTAATTTTAATCCTCGGCGTACTAACATTCTTCCCCGTACTTGCATTAGGACCAATTGCTGAAGGATTTCTGTTGGCATCTGGTACTTAG
- a CDS encoding Tex family protein, which produces MVNIPQLLAQELTLKPFQVQSALELMAEGATIPFIARYRKERTGEMNETQLRELADRHAYLTELEERKAAILSAIASQGKLTEELQAKITACLQKTELEDLYLPYRPKRRTRATTAREKGLEPLAEWIKSLNVKNAPIVPLESEAVKYISEEKGVKSNEEALKGAADILAEEIAEKADLRAYIREYLLNEGVFVSRVKDDYPEGTTKFEMYRNYQIRVEDIAPHNLLALYRGEAEGILDFDLSFDEGVVLSYLESQEIRTKNPSLRKFYHDLLKDGWTRLMKESLISAVRAEKKSFADVESIKTFEANLRDLLLSSPAGMRPTLAIDPGFRTGCKVAVLSQTGQFLAYQAIFPHQSAAARSQAAQTVKQLLEKYRIELIAIGNGTAGRETDEFISEVLQTVERKPIKVMVNESGASIYSASQVAIAEFPELDVTVRGAISIGRRLQDPLAELVKIDPKSIGVGQYQHDVDQKLLKQKLEETVESCVNYVGVDLNTASQELLGYVSGITTTIANNIVAYRNENGVFKNRRQLLKVAKLGPKAFEQAAGFLRIRGGENPLDNTAVHPESYKIVEAIANDLNVSLTEISQVASKLKGTNLKKYVTETVGEPTLRDIIGELEKPGRDPRAEFKYATFREDIKEISDLKSGMELEGIVTNVANFGAFVDIGVHQDGLVHISQLADRFVDDPKKFVKVGQIVKVRVLEIDVQRKRIGLSMKLNK; this is translated from the coding sequence ATGGTAAACATTCCCCAACTACTAGCTCAAGAACTAACACTCAAACCCTTCCAGGTGCAAAGCGCACTCGAACTGATGGCGGAGGGTGCAACAATTCCATTTATCGCTCGTTACCGCAAAGAACGCACGGGAGAAATGAACGAAACCCAACTGCGGGAACTAGCTGACAGACATGCCTACCTAACAGAACTAGAAGAAAGAAAAGCAGCCATTCTAAGCGCAATCGCCTCTCAAGGTAAACTGACAGAAGAACTACAGGCAAAAATCACCGCCTGTTTGCAGAAAACTGAATTAGAAGATTTATACCTTCCCTATCGCCCCAAACGCCGCACCCGCGCTACGACGGCGCGAGAAAAGGGATTAGAACCCCTCGCCGAGTGGATTAAATCTCTCAATGTCAAAAACGCCCCCATCGTACCTTTAGAATCAGAAGCAGTAAAATATATTTCTGAGGAAAAGGGAGTTAAGTCAAACGAGGAAGCGCTTAAAGGTGCAGCTGATATCTTAGCGGAAGAAATTGCCGAAAAAGCAGATTTACGCGCTTACATTCGCGAATATCTACTCAATGAAGGGGTGTTTGTCTCGCGAGTCAAGGACGATTACCCCGAAGGTACGACAAAATTTGAAATGTACCGCAACTATCAAATTCGAGTTGAAGATATCGCACCCCACAATCTACTCGCGCTATATCGCGGTGAAGCCGAAGGAATATTGGATTTCGATCTCAGTTTTGATGAAGGGGTGGTATTGTCCTATCTAGAATCGCAGGAAATTCGCACGAAGAACCCCAGTTTGAGGAAATTTTACCACGATTTACTCAAAGATGGATGGACGCGATTGATGAAAGAGTCATTAATTAGTGCCGTCCGTGCTGAGAAAAAAAGCTTTGCCGATGTGGAATCGATTAAAACTTTTGAGGCAAATTTACGCGATTTATTGTTATCCAGCCCAGCCGGAATGCGCCCGACACTGGCGATCGATCCTGGGTTTAGGACGGGATGTAAGGTAGCCGTACTGTCGCAAACAGGGCAATTTTTGGCATATCAAGCAATTTTTCCCCACCAATCAGCAGCAGCGCGATCGCAAGCAGCACAAACTGTGAAGCAATTGTTGGAAAAATACCGCATTGAGTTAATTGCGATCGGTAACGGTACGGCAGGACGAGAGACGGATGAATTTATTTCAGAAGTCTTGCAGACGGTGGAACGCAAACCAATTAAAGTGATGGTAAATGAATCGGGAGCATCGATCTATTCTGCCAGTCAAGTTGCGATCGCTGAATTTCCCGAACTTGATGTTACCGTGCGCGGTGCAATTAGTATTGGCAGACGCTTGCAAGATCCGCTAGCAGAATTAGTCAAAATCGATCCCAAATCAATTGGTGTGGGACAATATCAGCATGATGTAGACCAAAAACTTTTGAAGCAAAAGCTAGAGGAAACCGTAGAAAGTTGCGTAAACTACGTAGGCGTAGACCTTAATACTGCTTCGCAAGAATTATTGGGCTATGTATCTGGAATTACGACAACAATTGCCAATAACATTGTTGCCTATCGGAATGAAAACGGTGTATTTAAAAACCGTCGTCAGTTACTCAAGGTAGCCAAATTAGGACCAAAAGCCTTCGAGCAAGCCGCTGGTTTTTTACGGATTCGAGGTGGTGAAAACCCTTTAGATAATACAGCCGTTCACCCGGAAAGTTATAAAATTGTGGAGGCGATCGCTAACGACTTAAACGTATCATTAACTGAAATTTCTCAAGTTGCATCTAAGCTCAAAGGAACGAATCTGAAAAAATACGTTACTGAAACTGTAGGCGAACCAACATTAAGAGACATTATCGGCGAATTAGAAAAACCAGGCAGAGATCCTAGAGCTGAATTTAAATATGCTACATTTCGAGAGGATATCAAAGAAATCTCCGATCTCAAATCGGGCATGGAATTAGAAGGAATCGTCACTAACGTAGCCAACTTTGGCGCGTTTGTAGATATTGGCGTACACCAAGATGGCTTAGTTCATATTTCTCAACTAGCCGATCGCTTTGTGGACGATCCGAAAAAGTTTGTCAAGGTTGGACAAATTGTCAAAGTGCGCGTATTAGAAATTGACGTGCAAAGAAAACGAATTGGGTTGTCAATGAAGTTAAATAAATAA
- a CDS encoding response regulator transcription factor — protein MFPSLRLLLVEDDELFRLGLEVKLQQESGIEIVAEAEDGETAVEMVQRHALDVVLLDVGLPGIGGVEACRQIKQQNPQLPVLVLTSHSQKSLIARLIAAGAAGYCLKGIAAETLILAIRSVAAGASWWDRTATTEIRTTFEHNPDTSEAIATPAESTLPLTQREQEILALIAAGKSNQEIASTLYITPGTVRVHVHTIIQKLGVRDRTQAAVLAIQKKWIAGG, from the coding sequence ATGTTTCCTTCCTTGCGTTTACTCCTGGTTGAAGATGACGAACTCTTTCGCCTTGGTTTAGAAGTCAAATTGCAACAAGAATCAGGTATAGAAATCGTTGCTGAAGCGGAGGATGGGGAAACAGCCGTAGAAATGGTACAGCGTCACGCCCTCGATGTGGTATTACTCGATGTAGGATTACCTGGAATTGGTGGTGTAGAGGCGTGTCGGCAAATTAAACAGCAAAATCCCCAGTTACCAGTTTTAGTCTTAACTTCTCATTCTCAAAAGTCTTTGATTGCGCGGTTGATTGCCGCAGGAGCAGCGGGTTATTGTTTGAAAGGGATTGCTGCCGAGACTTTGATTTTAGCAATTCGTTCGGTGGCTGCTGGTGCTTCTTGGTGGGATCGCACGGCAACTACAGAAATTCGCACTACATTCGAGCATAACCCAGATACGAGTGAGGCGATCGCAACTCCGGCAGAATCGACTTTACCACTGACGCAACGAGAACAAGAAATTTTAGCTTTAATTGCGGCGGGTAAGTCTAACCAAGAAATTGCTTCTACCCTATACATTACTCCAGGGACGGTTAGGGTACACGTCCATACCATTATCCAGAAATTAGGAGTACGCGATCGAACCCAAGCGGCGGTGTTGGCAATTCAGAAAAAATGGATTGCAGGTGGGTAA
- the bioF gene encoding 8-amino-7-oxononanoate synthase → MPDDPYAWIEQSLATIHKADWYRVVQTIDSRPGAIIQTEGRSLINFASNDYLGLAGDERLIQAAITATQIYGAGSTGSRLLSGHRELHRELERAIAILKQTEDALVFSSGYLANLGTIAALVGKRDLILCDQYNHSCLKNGAILSGATIIEYPHNDILFLKTQLEQRDRYRRCLIMTDSVFSMDGDLCPLPELIDLAAQFNCMLLIDEAHATGVFGKTGAGCVEHFNLTGSPLIQVGTLSKALGSLGGYVAGSAALIDFLRNRAASWIYTTALSPADTAAAIAAISIVREEPERRQQLWQNIKYLKHLMTQELPQLKLLPSESPILCLQLADAATALKFGLQLKEAGIFAPAIRLPTVPTSRIRFSIMATHELSQIEQLVEILCQLNSQVHFKI, encoded by the coding sequence ATGCCAGACGATCCTTATGCTTGGATAGAACAATCTTTAGCAACCATTCACAAAGCCGATTGGTATCGTGTCGTACAGACAATTGACAGCCGCCCTGGTGCTATTATCCAAACGGAAGGGCGATCGCTGATTAATTTTGCTAGTAACGACTACTTAGGGTTAGCAGGCGATGAAAGACTAATTCAAGCAGCTATAACGGCTACGCAGATATACGGTGCGGGAAGTACGGGTTCTCGTTTGCTTAGCGGACATCGAGAATTGCATCGAGAATTAGAACGAGCGATCGCAATTCTAAAACAAACTGAAGATGCTTTGGTTTTCAGTTCGGGATATTTGGCAAATTTAGGGACAATTGCAGCTTTAGTTGGCAAACGAGATTTAATTTTATGTGACCAATACAATCATTCTTGTTTAAAAAATGGAGCGATTCTCAGCGGTGCAACAATTATTGAGTATCCCCATAACGATATTTTATTTTTAAAAACCCAGCTAGAACAGCGCGATCGCTACCGTCGTTGTTTAATTATGACTGATAGCGTCTTTAGTATGGATGGAGATTTATGCCCGTTACCAGAATTAATAGATTTAGCAGCTCAATTTAACTGTATGCTATTAATTGATGAGGCTCACGCTACCGGAGTTTTTGGTAAAACTGGGGCTGGTTGCGTCGAACATTTCAATCTTACTGGTAGCCCGTTAATTCAAGTTGGCACGCTGAGTAAAGCTTTGGGAAGCTTAGGCGGTTACGTCGCAGGTTCAGCCGCATTAATCGATTTTCTACGCAACCGTGCGGCTAGTTGGATTTATACCACAGCTCTTTCTCCTGCCGATACTGCGGCTGCGATCGCGGCAATTTCTATTGTACGAGAAGAACCAGAACGCAGACAGCAACTCTGGCAGAATATTAAATATTTAAAACATTTAATGACTCAAGAATTACCCCAACTGAAATTATTACCTTCTGAGTCGCCAATTTTATGCTTGCAATTAGCAGATGCCGCTACAGCTTTAAAATTTGGTTTGCAATTGAAAGAAGCAGGAATTTTTGCTCCAGCAATTCGTCTTCCCACCGTACCGACAAGTAGAATTCGATTTTCCATAATGGCGACTCATGAGTTGAGTCAGATTGAACAATTAGTGGAAATTTTGTGTCAGCTTAATTCTCAGGTGCATTTCAAGATATAG